In one Tissierellales bacterium genomic region, the following are encoded:
- a CDS encoding TldD/PmbA family protein, whose translation MLEIIKSVISGLEVDHYKIIEDTIESKELFFIKKDLDMNRGKAVVNYAVTIYRVFEEDDQKYMGSSTVSISPTMEKSDVEKILEKAAYAATFVKNPYYPMAKPSEKEAMAIESQFSKEDIMQLMMGFKDSIYKNDMEELGGVNSAEIFLNRGKRRIVTSEGIDVEFNHYDGEIELITDWEENGESVELYNM comes from the coding sequence ATGCTAGAAATAATTAAGTCAGTCATATCAGGATTAGAAGTTGATCACTACAAAATAATAGAAGATACTATAGAATCTAAAGAGCTTTTCTTTATAAAAAAGGATTTAGATATGAACAGGGGAAAGGCTGTAGTAAATTATGCAGTTACTATTTATAGAGTATTTGAAGAAGATGACCAAAAATATATGGGATCATCTACTGTAAGTATTTCTCCAACTATGGAAAAATCCGATGTTGAAAAAATTCTTGAGAAGGCAGCTTATGCAGCAACTTTTGTAAAGAATCCATACTATCCTATGGCTAAACCAAGTGAAAAAGAAGCAATGGCTATAGAGAGTCAATTTTCAAAAGAAGATATAATGCAACTTATGATGGGATTTAAAGATAGTATTTACAAAAATGATATGGAAGAACTTGGTGGAGTAAACTCGGCTGAGATATTCTTAAATAGAGGTAAAAGACGTATAGTTACATCTGAGGGAATTGATGTAGAATTTAATCACTACGATGGAGAAATAGAACTTATTACAGACTGGGAAGAAAATGGCGAATCAGTAGAACTTTACAACATGAT